The sequence below is a genomic window from Rhinolophus sinicus isolate RSC01 chromosome X, ASM3656204v1, whole genome shotgun sequence.
TTCTGTCCTCCCCAGCCCCCTGTTGTAAAATGGTAGCCCAAGTTCACTGTTCTGACCTGTCAGAGGCCTGGTGTTAGTTATTGTGTTTTTGGTTTACTCCCAGCTGGCAAGGCTTATAGCTTCCTCCATGCAAgcacacaagcacacatacaAAAACCTTGCTAACTCTTAGTTTTATCATTCATAAATGGACATAATAATTGTGCCTATCTTTTAGAGCATTGTGATTATAGTACCATAGAAGATCATGGCTGTAACACGAGTAGCGAGTGCCTGGCAAAGAGTGCTGTGGCTACTGCTTGCTGAGTACTCACTCCACCAGGCTTTTGTACCTGGGTTTGTGTGCTTGCATAGAGGTTGCCACAAGCGTTGCCAGCTCGGAGTAAGCCAAAAACTCAGTAACCAACACCAGGCCCCTGACAGGTCAAAACAGTGAACTCAGGCCACCGAACAAACTTGTTTGGGAAGAGGATTGGCAACAATTTTACAACAGGGGCCTGGGGTGGAAGGCAGACAAACTGCCCACTAGATAACCACACAGGTACAGTTGGGGGCAGGAGTGAGAGGTGGGTGTTGGTAATACCCattggggtgggtgtggggggctTTCCTTGCCCAGAGACAGAGGAGAATAGGCAACTTTTAATGAGcataagctgtgtgtgtgtgtgtgtgtgtgtgtgtgtgagataatGAGACTACTGAGGTAGTAAGAGGGCTGACAGCAGAGGGGTGACGTTGACACCAGAGGGCAGTAGATAAAGCTAGCACGTGGCAGatatgggatttgaacccaggtactTCCGCCTCCAAAGCCCGTGCTCATAATCATTACAATATTAAAACCTGCCacagagtagatgctcaaaaaatatttctttaatgaattcATATTGCTGCCTCTTTTTGGAAAGTTTTCTCCCTCTATCTCTACCTGGGCTCATCGTTCAAGACCCAGCTTGAATGCAGTCTCACGCTCAACCGATGTGCCCTCTCTCTgttgctgtggggtgggggaaactgGACATCAGTGCTGGGGTGAGGAAGCATGGGGCACTGGGACGGGCTAGCTGGGATGGAGCCGGAGGAAGGACTCCGGGTTTTGCACAGAGATTTTTCCCCTGAGTTTGTGTGGTGGATTTGACTGGATACACCCAGCACAAAGTAACTCACACTAGCTCTGATTAGTCAGAACAGCGAATTCCAATCACAGCAACCATGTGTGCTGAGGAGCACTGGACGTCAGGCGGCAGAGAGGAAAGTGACGCCAAGTGTCAAAGTGTCTGCCACTGACCAACAGCAAGTGTGTAgtaagggagaggagaggagagaaagtgaGAGGAGCTCATTCTAGTGGAGAATTACTGCTCCAAGTGTTTTAGGGTCTTTAAGCCCCTAAGGATTTAGGGATTTGTAGTTCAATGCTATATAATACCCTATTCCAAGGTATTCCATATTGGGATTCCAAGGATTTTAAACCCCAACAACCTATGGTACAAGGACACAAGCTATTTTTGAGCTATGAAATGCTGGGAACTTAGGACCCAAAACAAGGATTTTAAACGGAGCACTGAACATGTTGAAATATTAATCCCCCTTAGACTTCAAGTCAACCTTGTTTTAACCCTTGGGACAGTGGTTTCCAAATAGTTTTCCCCACAATCTAGGGATCCCTGCAGGTGTCTCACAGAAGGGGAGGACACCAGGGTAGGAATTCGGTGTCCCCCATTGTGGCTTCCACCAGGACAGCTCCaactttatttgctttatatactggGCTTCTGCATTTGATTCAAAAGAAGGATGTTCCTGCTAAAAGCACAGAAAAACACGTTTTGAAACCTCTGTCCTTGgcctttcatgtttttgtttcttttttaagtggGGGACAAACCCTGTGAAGATGTTTTGACTGGTAAACCATCAAGTGGTGCCAGGGAGATCAGGTGGAGGTGACTGACAAATCAGTCATTAGTTGAGTAAACGAGTCATTAGCTGACTTTAGCCTATAAGCTCACTTCTGttacaaaattaagaataagCACTACTACAACTACTATTACTCTGACTATTACTACTTTTTGAGTGTGTTTACTGTGTGCCGgggctgtgctaagtgcttttcatatattctttcattgactcctcacagcaaccctgagaggaagtaacattgttttccccattttacagatgaggagactgaggcttagagtAGATAAGTAATTTTCCCTAGGTCATACAGCTAGCACATGGTAGATTCCACCTTACTTACAAGCCGAAACAGAATGGACTAAAGGAATTATAGTCGTCAAAAGTCAATTAATTGTCTGGTATATTAATTAAAGAACAAGGTTAAATTTTGACCAGTAGATGGCACCGGTGTGTGAGTTCGGTGGCCTGCTCAAGGCTGTGTCGAATTCAGGGAAGTCCCCGGAGGCTCGGAACTGAAGCAGCCTGTCTCAAGTTGagcaaggagggaaagaaagatggCCAGCATTTTGCTCCTGAATCAGATGACGTTACTCTGTCCTGTTTGCAGCTAAGCAAAGATATGGGAAGCCAGCAAGTCGGGGGACAGAGGTGGTTCTACAAAGAACTGTTTTAAGAAGACCTGAGACTCCTTTCTTCAACATTCCTGAGTACCTCTTtcatgccaggcagtgtgctgtgTGATATCAAACAGCCCCATCGTACTTCATAAGAAGGAGGGCAGATGCTATGGTAGGGGAGGCACTGAAAATGATGAGGGCACCCAACCTGGAGTTTATCAGACATGTAAAAGTGGAAAGGCATTCCAGACAGAGATTTAAAGCTACAGAGGTTAAAAAGCATGCCACATTCAAGGACAGGCAGCGTAGGCTTCAAGTGTTGAGAGATGAGTCTGAAGAGACAGGCaaatgaaggggaataaaaggtacAAATGTCCAGTTATAAAACAACTTGTGGGACATAACAGACAGCATAGGGGAAATAGTCAATATCACAATAACTTCGTAGattgacagatggttactagacttattgtggtcatcacattgtaaggtagatagtcaaatcattatgttgtacacctgaaactaatataatattgtatgtcaactacgtatactttaataaaacacaaattttcaaaaaagagagaCAGTCAAGGACCAGCCAATTGGACAGCTTGGAATATCAAGTTAAGGGCTTGATTCGTGAATATATGAGTAGAGAAGCCATAGATTCTCAAGAGGatctgtgataaaaaaaaataaacaagtccaGCTGTTGATGATGCAATGAAAAACCATAGTATAGCCTTGAGCAGGGGCACAACATGATCTGATCTGGTGGCCAGTGTGGAGGAGGAATTGCAGGGGGACATGCTGGAGGCACAAAAATTAGTCGAGGAGTAATTGGCGCAGGGGTAAGGCATGAGGGCCTGAGCTGTGGTAGATACAAAGGGaattgaagaagtaaaattgataGGACTTAGTAACCCCAAAGCTCCcctccacacatgcacacactcatcTCCGGCTCAACTGAGGCTGTacctctcaccccccaccccaacccacagCCCTACTACCAACTTTCAAGCTACACTTCGGAGGCCTTTTTGTTCCCTTTCCAAGTGGTCTTTGAAATTTAATCTAGTGATTTCACAAGTTGCCAGAGAGGACCTGGCCCTGTGCTGGCCCCCTGGCCCTACATCCCCATCTGTCAACTGACCTCTGGGAGGCCTTCAGCTGGTCTCTGACCCTGTGCCCATGGCTTCACAACATGGACAGAGTTCAGTTAAGAAATCAGCACAGTTCCAGGAAAAAGGCAAACATcatctagtttatttttctcctgagtCATCTCATGCCAAGACAGACCCCGATGGATAGTAGGCAAAATGGGAGGCGTTCCCCAAAGCAAGCTGATTGTCTAGATgccctctcttcttcctgccaGGTCCATCAGAAGGACATCCCAACTTTGCTTGGATCTGATGTTGGTATCCCTGAAGGGAAGCCAGAAATCAGGCTTTCCATGGGGAGACGAGACTTTGTGGCTATCTGGAAAGCTGGGGAGTCAAGGAGCCCCGAAGAGTGACTGCTCCCCTCTACATGGGCATGCTTGGTCCTGGTCTACTTTCTGGGGGCTTCAGAAAGCACGTCTTCCTTCCCTTAGAGCCCCTAGGACTCTCCTACTGTCAACACAACAACAACCCAGACAATGAGATGTCAGAGGCCTGGGCTTGCAGGCCAGTTGGGTACAGCCAATGTGAGTTGCTGACTCAAGGACCCAACTTTCAATCCAGAGAGCTGTGCCTGGACATTCCTGGCTAATCGATGCCCTGGAGCCTTGCCAGGTGTACAGAACGCTAATCTGACTCTGACCGGCTCAGTTTGGACAGGTCAGGGGCGGGGAAGGAAGATGAATTGCGGCCCTATGTGGTGCTGACCCTGGAACCCTCACACACCCTTCCGGCCCTTTTTCATctgcctcctttttctcctcttcttcgtCCTCTTCCTTCTCGTCCTCCTCCTCTTCGCTGTCTGAGTCCTCATACAGATTGATGGTTGCCTGGACAGGGAAGTGCTGCAGTAAAATCTCCCCATCACTATACAGGTAGTCAAAGAAGCGGGATTTGGGCCAGAAGAGCCTGTGGACAGAGAAGAAACTTAGACAGGTCTCATATGTGCAGAGGGGTCAGTAGGGCCAAGAAGGAAGCCAGCCCCTAAACTCCTTCTCCTACCTGCAATAATGGGGTgagaggtaaagaaagaaagagagcttTGTAATAGAACTTTCTGAATTGTTACAAAATGGCCCCAGGCAGGACGGTAATATGTGGTGGACCTATAACTGTGGGAGCTCCAGCCTTAGCATCTCTCAATACTGATGCTGATCCCACCCCCACCTAAGAAGACCTCTAGCCAAGAATTCTCTAGAACTTTCCTGTGTCCTCCATCTCCTACTAAGGCTTCTTTCACTGACCTGTCCATAGGGGCTCATTCTTAGGGGCCTTTGACAATGCCTCCAGGGAAGACAAACTTGGtcaagtcccttaa
It includes:
- the RIPPLY1 gene encoding protein ripply1 isoform X2, which encodes MDPAAPATAAAPVSALALSVVPAVAQGLLALPDLLSPSPPLSSGQEVDGSERLFWPKSRFFDYLYSDGEILLQHFPVQATINLYEDSDSEEEEDEKEEDEEEEKKEADEKGPEGCVRVPGSAPHRAAIHLPSPPLTCPN